The genomic interval TGTTCAAATCATGAATATACAAGTATGATTAGTTGGCCGTTGTAGGCAGGCCTGCCAGGAACACGCTTTATACTTCTTCCTCGTTGCTCAGGTAGGAATTAGTGAAGACCATTTCCTTGATATCCACACGCGCCCCAACAGAATACACACAAAAGCTCTTCCATCATCCCTTTCCCTATATATACCGGTCTCCTCCAATCCTCAGAAGCATCACAAGAACTAGTTTGCATAGCTCTTTGTCTACTTGACCAAAGCGCACTTGATCTAGTGAGAATTAACTTTGGCATCCAAATGGCCACAAAGTTCTTCCTCCTTGCCTTTTTGGCTCTGGCGGCTTCCCGTGCTCTTGCCTCCGACCCAGGCCAGCTTCAGGATTTCTGTGTCGCTGACAGGACATCCCAAGGTATGTATAACCACACATGCATGCGTACTTGTGGTGAAATGATCTAGTTACTTCTTCTTTGTGCCAATATGTAGCTGTTAACTGTTCAAAATGTGTATATGTATGTGCCGTTTTCGTCAACGGATTTGCATGCAAAGACCCAAAGAATGTTGTGGTAGAAGACTTCCTCTTCTCTGGCCTTCACATGGCTGGGAACATGAGCAACAAGCAGGGCTCCGCTGTGTCCGCAGTCAACGTTGCGCATATTCCTGGCTTGAACACTTTGGGCATCTCTCTCGCTCGTGTCGATTATGCACCCTATGGTCAAAACCCACCCCACATCCACCCCCGCGCATCCGAGATCTTGACAGTGTTGGAAGGCTCAGTCTATGTTGGTTTCATGACCTCAAACCCCGAGAACAAGTTGTTCTCGAAAGTTCTAAACAAAGGAGACATGTTTGTGTTTCCGCAAGGGCTGATTCACTTTCAGTTCAACACTAAAAACAAAGTAGCAATAGCCATTGCGGCACTCAGCAGCAAGAACCCTGGAGTGATCACCATAGCCAATGCGGTGTTTGGATCAATGCCATCCATCTCAGATGACATCCTTGCGAAAGCCTTCTAGGCGGACAAGAAAATTGTAGACCATGTCCAAGCTCAATTCTAGACATTTATATttggtgatgttcttacttgattAATTTGTTTTTTCATTAAAGATTATGTCTGGGTGTTCCTTTATACTATAATTCAATGGAAGAAAAATAATCAATTATTGGCACAAAGAAGTAACTCGATCATTATTATTTTCTTTATCATCTTCGTTAGTAAAATATCAAATGGGTCGTGGCTTGACCCAACTGCAACCTAGCAAGTTTCATCATAGTTGCACGTGTCTTTGTTTTATTCAATAACTTTGTATGCGGAAAACAAATGATCATGCGTTTGGTCTGTTGTACGCAACAAAGTCAATCAATTTGATCACAAGGGATGAGAGATGTGCATCACATTGATGCAGAGGCGaggggtttaacctccttttcaagaagaaaaaaagagg from Triticum aestivum cultivar Chinese Spring unplaced genomic scaffold, IWGSC CS RefSeq v2.1 scaffold189918, whole genome shotgun sequence carries:
- the LOC123172090 gene encoding putative germin-like protein 2-1, whose translation is MATKFFLLAFLALAASRALASDPGQLQDFCVADRTSQVFVNGFACKDPKNVVVEDFLFSGLHMAGNMSNKQGSAVSAVNVAHIPGLNTLGISLARVDYAPYGQNPPHIHPRASEILTVLEGSVYVGFMTSNPENKLFSKVLNKGDMFVFPQGLIHFQFNTKNKVAIAIAALSSKNPGVITIANAVFGSMPSISDDILAKAF